Proteins encoded in a region of the Spiribacter sp. 1M189 genome:
- the aceA gene encoding isocitrate lyase, which translates to MKNLKTAAEIEKDWASNPRWADVKRPYPASEVVRLRGTVPVEHSLAESGADKLWGYLTGGDLDYVNALGALTGNQAMQQVKAGLKAIYLSGWQVAADANLASTMYPDQSLYPADSVPAVVERINNALLRADEIHHAEGDDSVDWMQPIVADAEAGFGGVLNAFELMKGMIRAGAAGVHFEDQLASVKKCGHMGGKVLVPTQEAVQKLVAARLAADTMDVPTLLVARTDALAADLITSDVDEYDAPHITGERTVEGFFRTNAGEAQAISRGLAYAPFADLIWCETGTPDLDFARRFAEAIKKDHPNTMLAYNCSPSFNWRGKLDENTIAKFQNELGAMGYKFQFITLAGFHSLNYSMFELARGYKSRQMAAYSELQQAEFAAEKDGYTATRHQREVGAGYFDQVTQTIQGGVSSVTAMTGSTEEEQFKTS; encoded by the coding sequence ATGAAAAATCTGAAGACTGCTGCGGAAATCGAGAAGGACTGGGCCAGTAACCCGCGCTGGGCCGACGTCAAGCGCCCCTATCCGGCCTCCGAGGTCGTCCGTCTGCGTGGCACGGTGCCGGTTGAGCACAGCCTGGCGGAATCGGGTGCCGATAAGCTCTGGGGTTACCTGACAGGTGGCGACCTGGACTACGTCAACGCGCTGGGTGCACTGACCGGCAACCAGGCCATGCAGCAGGTCAAGGCCGGGCTCAAGGCCATCTACCTGTCCGGCTGGCAGGTGGCGGCCGATGCCAACCTCGCGAGCACCATGTACCCCGATCAGTCACTGTATCCCGCCGACTCCGTTCCGGCGGTGGTGGAGCGCATCAATAACGCGCTGCTGCGGGCGGACGAGATCCATCACGCCGAGGGCGACGACAGCGTCGACTGGATGCAGCCCATCGTGGCGGATGCCGAGGCCGGCTTCGGTGGCGTGCTCAACGCCTTCGAGCTGATGAAGGGCATGATCCGGGCCGGTGCCGCCGGCGTGCATTTCGAGGACCAGCTCGCCTCGGTGAAGAAGTGCGGCCATATGGGCGGCAAGGTGCTGGTGCCCACGCAGGAGGCCGTGCAGAAGCTGGTTGCCGCGCGTCTTGCCGCCGACACCATGGACGTGCCGACGCTGCTGGTGGCGCGCACCGATGCCCTGGCCGCCGATCTCATCACCTCGGACGTGGATGAGTATGACGCACCGCATATCACCGGTGAGCGGACGGTGGAGGGCTTCTTCCGTACCAACGCCGGCGAGGCCCAGGCCATCAGCCGCGGCCTGGCCTATGCGCCGTTTGCCGATCTGATCTGGTGCGAGACCGGCACGCCGGATCTCGACTTCGCCCGGCGCTTTGCCGAGGCGATCAAGAAGGATCATCCAAATACCATGCTCGCCTACAACTGCTCGCCATCCTTCAACTGGCGCGGCAAGCTGGACGAGAACACCATCGCGAAGTTCCAGAACGAGCTGGGCGCCATGGGCTACAAGTTCCAGTTCATCACGCTGGCCGGTTTCCACAGCCTCAACTACTCGATGTTCGAGCTGGCGCGTGGGTACAAGAGCCGTCAGATGGCCGCGTATTCCGAGCTCCAGCAGGCCGAGTTCGCGGCCGAGAAGGATGGTTACACCGCCACGCGCCACCAGCGCGAGGTGGGTGCGGGTTACTTCGATCAGGTCACCCAGACCATCCAGGGTGGTGTCTCATCGGTGACGGCCATGACCGGCTCCACCGAGGAGGAGCAGTTCAAGACCAGCTGA